The following coding sequences lie in one Takifugu rubripes chromosome 8, fTakRub1.2, whole genome shotgun sequence genomic window:
- the ablim2 gene encoding actin-binding LIM protein 2 isoform X5 — MPEEKVFQQQAVRGPLEQQKSKQGGGGGGICCQNCGKPCKGEALRVQNKHFHIKCFVCKVCGCELAQGGFFVRQGEYICTLDYQGLYGTRCFSCQDFIEGEVVSALGKTYHPRCFVCSSCKQPFPAGDRVTFNGKECVCQNCTQPLPANSPAPIQAVHNCCGCGKEFKNEQSLVALDKHWHLGCFKCRVCNKVLNAEYISKDGVPYCESDYHAMFGIQCESCQKYITGKVLEAGEKHYHPTCARCARCEQMFAEGEEMYLQGSSIWHPPCRQAAKLEEKSKKQVRIQLSDIPEQQATRTSSESITSVPASSASGSPSRVIYAKLGEEMLDYKDLAALPKTKAIYNIDRPDMLSYSPYISYASEERHYAESPQLPLSSTIESPQLLSPAMTEGDGEKSPRQRRPSSPSSNSSLGGYGRYTPSRSPQNYSQQGAFKYPPSGARDSSPLPLYCPGGADGGLKQDPLPDLKPRTSLHLRLPLPDGSESGRSTPSLSTFSDGKSPSSTYVPVPRHFHIPETVVKDNIYRKPPIYRQHASRTSWQDGEDSKRTSWMILKSETDGHAVAEEADPRKSTCSLPTDASQPHFPYSKSASLPGYGRNGIYKAAEMMEDEVDADSHSWGGTREYKIYPYELLAVTHRVKVKLPRDVDRTRLERHLSPGDFQKVFGMTLEQFDRLALWKKNDMKKAARLF, encoded by the exons ATGCCTGAGGAGAAAG TGTTCCAGCAGCAGGCGGTCCGCGGgcctctggagcagcagaagtcCAAgcagggaggaggcggaggaggcaTCTGCTGTCAGAACTGCGGGAAACCCTGCAAAGGCGAGGCGCTGAGGGTCCAGAACAAACACTTCCACATCAAATGCTTCGTCTGCAAAG TTTGTGGATGTGAGCTGGCCCAGGGAGGCTTCTTCGTGCGTCAGGGTGAGTACATCTGCACTCTGGACTACCAGGGCTTGTATGGGACTCGCTGCTTCAGCTGCCAGGACTTCATCGAGGGGGAGGTGGTCTCGGCCCTGGGGAAGACCTACCACCCCCGCTGCTTCGTCTGTTCCTCCTGCAA ACAACCGTTTCCGGCTGGCGACCGAGTGACGTTCAACGGGAAGGAGTGCGTCTGCCAGAATTGCACCCAGCCGCTCCCAGCCAACAGCCCGGCGCCCATCCAGGCCGTGCACA ACTGCTGCGGCTGCGGGAAGGAGTTCAAGAACGAGcagtctctggtggccctggacAAGCACTGGCACCTGGGCTGCTTCAAGTGTCGGGTCTGCAACAAGGTGCTCAATGCCGAGTACATCAGCAA AGATGGAGTTCCGTACTGTGAATCGGACTACCACGCCATGTTTGGCATCCAGTGCGAGAGCTGTCAGAAGTACATCACTGGGAAGGTCCTGGAG GCTGGGGAGAAGCACTACCACCCGACGTGTGCCCGCTGTGCCCGCTGTGAGCAGATGTTTgcagaaggagaggaaatgtACCTTCAAG GATCGTCCATCTGGCATCCTCCATGCAGACAAGCAgccaagctggaggagaagagtaAG AAGCAGGTCCGGATACAGCTCAGTGACATCCCAGAGCAACAG GCGACCCGGACTTCATCTGAGAGCATCACTTCAGTCCCGGCCTCCAGCGCCTCGGGCTCCCCCAGCAGAGTCATCTAC GCCAAACTGGGGGAGGAGATGCTGGACTACAAAGACCTGGCAGCGCTTCCGAAGACCAAGGCCATCTACAACATCGACAGACCCGACATGTTGTCATACTCGCCGTACATCAGCTACGCGTCAGAGGAGCGACACTACGCAGAG TCTCCCCAGCTACCTTTGTCTTCTACAATTGAG TCCCCACAGCTGCTTTCTCCTGCTATGACCGAG GGCGATGGGGAAAAATCCCCGCGTCAGCGGAGGCCGTCCAGCCCCAGTTCCAACAGCTCCCTGGGTGGCTACGGACGCTACACGCCCTCTCGTTCCCCTCAGAATTACAGTCAACAAG GTGCCTTTAAATACCCCCCCAGTGGGGCCAGGGACTCCTCCCCCCTGCCTCTGTACTGCCCTGGTGGGGCTGATGGTG GGTTGAAACAGGACCCCCTTCCTGACCTTAAGCCTAGGACATCCCTGCATCTCAGGTTACCTCTCCCCGATG GCAGCGAAAGTGGTCGGAGCACCCCCAGCTTATCCACCTTTTCTGATGGCAAATCCCCCTCCTCTACATATGTGCCCGTTCCCCGCCACTTCCACATACCAG AGACTGTGGTCAAAGATAATATCTATAGAAAACCCCCCATCTACAGACAGCATG CATCTAGAACATCCTGGCAGGATGGGGAGGACAGTAAG AGGACCAGCTGGATGATCCTGAAGAGCGAAACAGACGGACACGCCGTGGCAGAAGAGGCGGACCCTCGTAAATCGACCTGCAGCCTGCCCACGGACGCTTCGCAGCCTC ATTTCCCCTACAGCAAGTCTGCGTCGTTGCCTGGATACGGTCGCAACGGCATCTACAAG GCTGCTGAGATGATGGAAGATGAAGTGGATGCAGACTCCCACAGTTGGGGAGGAACCAGAG AGTACAAG ATCTACCCCTACGAACTCCTGGCGGTCACACATCGGGTCAAAGTGAAGCTTCCCAGAGACGTGGATCGCACCAGGCTGGAG AGACACCTCTCTCCCGGAGACTTCCAGAAGGTTTTTGGCATGACCCTGGAACAGTTTGACCGCCTGGCGCTCTGGAAGAAGAATGACATGAAGAAGGCAGCGCGCCTGTTTTAG
- the ablim2 gene encoding actin-binding LIM protein 2 isoform X7 — translation MPEEKVFQQQAVRGPLEQQKSKQGGGGGGICCQNCGKPCKGEALRVQNKHFHIKCFVCKVCGCELAQGGFFVRQGEYICTLDYQGLYGTRCFSCQDFIEGEVVSALGKTYHPRCFVCSSCKQPFPAGDRVTFNGKECVCQNCTQPLPANSPAPIQAVHNCCGCGKEFKNEQSLVALDKHWHLGCFKCRVCNKVLNAEYISKDGVPYCESDYHAMFGIQCESCQKYITGKVLEAGEKHYHPTCARCARCEQMFAEGEEMYLQGSSIWHPPCRQAAKLEEKSKKQVRIQLSDIPEQQATRTSSESITSVPASSASGSPSRVIYAKLGEEMLDYKDLAALPKTKAIYNIDRPDMLSYSPYISYASEERHYAESPQLPLSSTIESPQLLSPAMTEGDGEKSPRQRRPSSPSSNSSLGGYGRYTPSRSPQNYSQQGAFKYPPSGARDSSPLPLYCPGGADGGKYSPAPAVGSAGLSYHLNPTTLTMLQQHNYIPYFRGSESGRSTPSLSTFSDGKSPSSTYVPVPRHFHIPASRTSWQDGEDSKRTSWMILKSETDGHAVAEEADPRKSTCSLPTDASQPHFPYSKSASLPGYGRNGIYKAAEMMEDEVDADSHSWGGTREYKIYPYELLAVTHRVKVKLPRDVDRTRLERHLSPGDFQKVFGMTLEQFDRLALWKKNDMKKAARLF, via the exons ATGCCTGAGGAGAAAG TGTTCCAGCAGCAGGCGGTCCGCGGgcctctggagcagcagaagtcCAAgcagggaggaggcggaggaggcaTCTGCTGTCAGAACTGCGGGAAACCCTGCAAAGGCGAGGCGCTGAGGGTCCAGAACAAACACTTCCACATCAAATGCTTCGTCTGCAAAG TTTGTGGATGTGAGCTGGCCCAGGGAGGCTTCTTCGTGCGTCAGGGTGAGTACATCTGCACTCTGGACTACCAGGGCTTGTATGGGACTCGCTGCTTCAGCTGCCAGGACTTCATCGAGGGGGAGGTGGTCTCGGCCCTGGGGAAGACCTACCACCCCCGCTGCTTCGTCTGTTCCTCCTGCAA ACAACCGTTTCCGGCTGGCGACCGAGTGACGTTCAACGGGAAGGAGTGCGTCTGCCAGAATTGCACCCAGCCGCTCCCAGCCAACAGCCCGGCGCCCATCCAGGCCGTGCACA ACTGCTGCGGCTGCGGGAAGGAGTTCAAGAACGAGcagtctctggtggccctggacAAGCACTGGCACCTGGGCTGCTTCAAGTGTCGGGTCTGCAACAAGGTGCTCAATGCCGAGTACATCAGCAA AGATGGAGTTCCGTACTGTGAATCGGACTACCACGCCATGTTTGGCATCCAGTGCGAGAGCTGTCAGAAGTACATCACTGGGAAGGTCCTGGAG GCTGGGGAGAAGCACTACCACCCGACGTGTGCCCGCTGTGCCCGCTGTGAGCAGATGTTTgcagaaggagaggaaatgtACCTTCAAG GATCGTCCATCTGGCATCCTCCATGCAGACAAGCAgccaagctggaggagaagagtaAG AAGCAGGTCCGGATACAGCTCAGTGACATCCCAGAGCAACAG GCGACCCGGACTTCATCTGAGAGCATCACTTCAGTCCCGGCCTCCAGCGCCTCGGGCTCCCCCAGCAGAGTCATCTAC GCCAAACTGGGGGAGGAGATGCTGGACTACAAAGACCTGGCAGCGCTTCCGAAGACCAAGGCCATCTACAACATCGACAGACCCGACATGTTGTCATACTCGCCGTACATCAGCTACGCGTCAGAGGAGCGACACTACGCAGAG TCTCCCCAGCTACCTTTGTCTTCTACAATTGAG TCCCCACAGCTGCTTTCTCCTGCTATGACCGAG GGCGATGGGGAAAAATCCCCGCGTCAGCGGAGGCCGTCCAGCCCCAGTTCCAACAGCTCCCTGGGTGGCTACGGACGCTACACGCCCTCTCGTTCCCCTCAGAATTACAGTCAACAAG GTGCCTTTAAATACCCCCCCAGTGGGGCCAGGGACTCCTCCCCCCTGCCTCTGTACTGCCCTGGTGGGGCTGATGGTGGTAAGTACTCGCCAGCACCAGCAGTGGGCAGTGCAGGCTTGTCTTATCACCTGAACCCCACCACCCTGaccatgctgcagcagcacaactACATCCCGTACTTCAGAG GCAGCGAAAGTGGTCGGAGCACCCCCAGCTTATCCACCTTTTCTGATGGCAAATCCCCCTCCTCTACATATGTGCCCGTTCCCCGCCACTTCCACATACCAG CATCTAGAACATCCTGGCAGGATGGGGAGGACAGTAAG AGGACCAGCTGGATGATCCTGAAGAGCGAAACAGACGGACACGCCGTGGCAGAAGAGGCGGACCCTCGTAAATCGACCTGCAGCCTGCCCACGGACGCTTCGCAGCCTC ATTTCCCCTACAGCAAGTCTGCGTCGTTGCCTGGATACGGTCGCAACGGCATCTACAAG GCTGCTGAGATGATGGAAGATGAAGTGGATGCAGACTCCCACAGTTGGGGAGGAACCAGAG AGTACAAG ATCTACCCCTACGAACTCCTGGCGGTCACACATCGGGTCAAAGTGAAGCTTCCCAGAGACGTGGATCGCACCAGGCTGGAG AGACACCTCTCTCCCGGAGACTTCCAGAAGGTTTTTGGCATGACCCTGGAACAGTTTGACCGCCTGGCGCTCTGGAAGAAGAATGACATGAAGAAGGCAGCGCGCCTGTTTTAG
- the ablim2 gene encoding actin-binding LIM protein 2 isoform X9: protein MPEEKVFQQQAVRGPLEQQKSKQGGGGGGICCQNCGKPCKGEALRVQNKHFHIKCFVCKVCGCELAQGGFFVRQGEYICTLDYQGLYGTRCFSCQDFIEGEVVSALGKTYHPRCFVCSSCKQPFPAGDRVTFNGKECVCQNCTQPLPANSPAPIQAVHNCCGCGKEFKNEQSLVALDKHWHLGCFKCRVCNKVLNAEYISKDGVPYCESDYHAMFGIQCESCQKYITGKVLEAGEKHYHPTCARCARCEQMFAEGEEMYLQGSSIWHPPCRQAAKLEEKSKKQVRIQLSDIPEQQATRTSSESITSVPASSASGSPSRVIYAKLGEEMLDYKDLAALPKTKAIYNIDRPDMLSYSPYISYASEERHYAESPQLPLSSTIESPQLLSPAMTEGDGEKSPRQRRPSSPSSNSSLGGYGRYTPSRSPQNYSQQGAFKYPPSGARDSSPLPLYCPGGADGGSESGRSTPSLSTFSDGKSPSSTYVPVPRHFHIPETVVKDNIYRKPPIYRQHASRTSWQDGEDSKRTSWMILKSETDGHAVAEEADPRKSTCSLPTDASQPHFPYSKSASLPGYGRNGIYKAAEMMEDEVDADSHSWGGTREYKIYPYELLAVTHRVKVKLPRDVDRTRLERHLSPGDFQKVFGMTLEQFDRLALWKKNDMKKAARLF, encoded by the exons ATGCCTGAGGAGAAAG TGTTCCAGCAGCAGGCGGTCCGCGGgcctctggagcagcagaagtcCAAgcagggaggaggcggaggaggcaTCTGCTGTCAGAACTGCGGGAAACCCTGCAAAGGCGAGGCGCTGAGGGTCCAGAACAAACACTTCCACATCAAATGCTTCGTCTGCAAAG TTTGTGGATGTGAGCTGGCCCAGGGAGGCTTCTTCGTGCGTCAGGGTGAGTACATCTGCACTCTGGACTACCAGGGCTTGTATGGGACTCGCTGCTTCAGCTGCCAGGACTTCATCGAGGGGGAGGTGGTCTCGGCCCTGGGGAAGACCTACCACCCCCGCTGCTTCGTCTGTTCCTCCTGCAA ACAACCGTTTCCGGCTGGCGACCGAGTGACGTTCAACGGGAAGGAGTGCGTCTGCCAGAATTGCACCCAGCCGCTCCCAGCCAACAGCCCGGCGCCCATCCAGGCCGTGCACA ACTGCTGCGGCTGCGGGAAGGAGTTCAAGAACGAGcagtctctggtggccctggacAAGCACTGGCACCTGGGCTGCTTCAAGTGTCGGGTCTGCAACAAGGTGCTCAATGCCGAGTACATCAGCAA AGATGGAGTTCCGTACTGTGAATCGGACTACCACGCCATGTTTGGCATCCAGTGCGAGAGCTGTCAGAAGTACATCACTGGGAAGGTCCTGGAG GCTGGGGAGAAGCACTACCACCCGACGTGTGCCCGCTGTGCCCGCTGTGAGCAGATGTTTgcagaaggagaggaaatgtACCTTCAAG GATCGTCCATCTGGCATCCTCCATGCAGACAAGCAgccaagctggaggagaagagtaAG AAGCAGGTCCGGATACAGCTCAGTGACATCCCAGAGCAACAG GCGACCCGGACTTCATCTGAGAGCATCACTTCAGTCCCGGCCTCCAGCGCCTCGGGCTCCCCCAGCAGAGTCATCTAC GCCAAACTGGGGGAGGAGATGCTGGACTACAAAGACCTGGCAGCGCTTCCGAAGACCAAGGCCATCTACAACATCGACAGACCCGACATGTTGTCATACTCGCCGTACATCAGCTACGCGTCAGAGGAGCGACACTACGCAGAG TCTCCCCAGCTACCTTTGTCTTCTACAATTGAG TCCCCACAGCTGCTTTCTCCTGCTATGACCGAG GGCGATGGGGAAAAATCCCCGCGTCAGCGGAGGCCGTCCAGCCCCAGTTCCAACAGCTCCCTGGGTGGCTACGGACGCTACACGCCCTCTCGTTCCCCTCAGAATTACAGTCAACAAG GTGCCTTTAAATACCCCCCCAGTGGGGCCAGGGACTCCTCCCCCCTGCCTCTGTACTGCCCTGGTGGGGCTGATGGTG GCAGCGAAAGTGGTCGGAGCACCCCCAGCTTATCCACCTTTTCTGATGGCAAATCCCCCTCCTCTACATATGTGCCCGTTCCCCGCCACTTCCACATACCAG AGACTGTGGTCAAAGATAATATCTATAGAAAACCCCCCATCTACAGACAGCATG CATCTAGAACATCCTGGCAGGATGGGGAGGACAGTAAG AGGACCAGCTGGATGATCCTGAAGAGCGAAACAGACGGACACGCCGTGGCAGAAGAGGCGGACCCTCGTAAATCGACCTGCAGCCTGCCCACGGACGCTTCGCAGCCTC ATTTCCCCTACAGCAAGTCTGCGTCGTTGCCTGGATACGGTCGCAACGGCATCTACAAG GCTGCTGAGATGATGGAAGATGAAGTGGATGCAGACTCCCACAGTTGGGGAGGAACCAGAG AGTACAAG ATCTACCCCTACGAACTCCTGGCGGTCACACATCGGGTCAAAGTGAAGCTTCCCAGAGACGTGGATCGCACCAGGCTGGAG AGACACCTCTCTCCCGGAGACTTCCAGAAGGTTTTTGGCATGACCCTGGAACAGTTTGACCGCCTGGCGCTCTGGAAGAAGAATGACATGAAGAAGGCAGCGCGCCTGTTTTAG
- the ablim2 gene encoding actin-binding LIM protein 2 isoform X11: MPEEKVFQQQAVRGPLEQQKSKQGGGGGGICCQNCGKPCKGEALRVQNKHFHIKCFVCKVCGCELAQGGFFVRQGEYICTLDYQGLYGTRCFSCQDFIEGEVVSALGKTYHPRCFVCSSCKQPFPAGDRVTFNGKECVCQNCTQPLPANSPAPIQAVHNCCGCGKEFKNEQSLVALDKHWHLGCFKCRVCNKVLNAEYISKDGVPYCESDYHAMFGIQCESCQKYITGKVLEAGEKHYHPTCARCARCEQMFAEGEEMYLQGSSIWHPPCRQAAKLEEKSKKQVRIQLSDIPEQQATRTSSESITSVPASSASGSPSRVIYAKLGEEMLDYKDLAALPKTKAIYNIDRPDMLSYSPYISYASEERHYAESPQLPLSSTIESPQLLSPAMTEGDGEKSPRQRRPSSPSSNSSLGGYGRYTPSRSPQNYSQQGAFKYPPSGARDSSPLPLYCPGGADGGSESGRSTPSLSTFSDGKSPSSTYVPVPRHFHIPASRTSWQDGEDSKRTSWMILKSETDGHAVAEEADPRKSTCSLPTDASQPHFPYSKSASLPGYGRNGIYKAAEMMEDEVDADSHSWGGTREYKIYPYELLAVTHRVKVKLPRDVDRTRLERHLSPGDFQKVFGMTLEQFDRLALWKKNDMKKAARLF; the protein is encoded by the exons ATGCCTGAGGAGAAAG TGTTCCAGCAGCAGGCGGTCCGCGGgcctctggagcagcagaagtcCAAgcagggaggaggcggaggaggcaTCTGCTGTCAGAACTGCGGGAAACCCTGCAAAGGCGAGGCGCTGAGGGTCCAGAACAAACACTTCCACATCAAATGCTTCGTCTGCAAAG TTTGTGGATGTGAGCTGGCCCAGGGAGGCTTCTTCGTGCGTCAGGGTGAGTACATCTGCACTCTGGACTACCAGGGCTTGTATGGGACTCGCTGCTTCAGCTGCCAGGACTTCATCGAGGGGGAGGTGGTCTCGGCCCTGGGGAAGACCTACCACCCCCGCTGCTTCGTCTGTTCCTCCTGCAA ACAACCGTTTCCGGCTGGCGACCGAGTGACGTTCAACGGGAAGGAGTGCGTCTGCCAGAATTGCACCCAGCCGCTCCCAGCCAACAGCCCGGCGCCCATCCAGGCCGTGCACA ACTGCTGCGGCTGCGGGAAGGAGTTCAAGAACGAGcagtctctggtggccctggacAAGCACTGGCACCTGGGCTGCTTCAAGTGTCGGGTCTGCAACAAGGTGCTCAATGCCGAGTACATCAGCAA AGATGGAGTTCCGTACTGTGAATCGGACTACCACGCCATGTTTGGCATCCAGTGCGAGAGCTGTCAGAAGTACATCACTGGGAAGGTCCTGGAG GCTGGGGAGAAGCACTACCACCCGACGTGTGCCCGCTGTGCCCGCTGTGAGCAGATGTTTgcagaaggagaggaaatgtACCTTCAAG GATCGTCCATCTGGCATCCTCCATGCAGACAAGCAgccaagctggaggagaagagtaAG AAGCAGGTCCGGATACAGCTCAGTGACATCCCAGAGCAACAG GCGACCCGGACTTCATCTGAGAGCATCACTTCAGTCCCGGCCTCCAGCGCCTCGGGCTCCCCCAGCAGAGTCATCTAC GCCAAACTGGGGGAGGAGATGCTGGACTACAAAGACCTGGCAGCGCTTCCGAAGACCAAGGCCATCTACAACATCGACAGACCCGACATGTTGTCATACTCGCCGTACATCAGCTACGCGTCAGAGGAGCGACACTACGCAGAG TCTCCCCAGCTACCTTTGTCTTCTACAATTGAG TCCCCACAGCTGCTTTCTCCTGCTATGACCGAG GGCGATGGGGAAAAATCCCCGCGTCAGCGGAGGCCGTCCAGCCCCAGTTCCAACAGCTCCCTGGGTGGCTACGGACGCTACACGCCCTCTCGTTCCCCTCAGAATTACAGTCAACAAG GTGCCTTTAAATACCCCCCCAGTGGGGCCAGGGACTCCTCCCCCCTGCCTCTGTACTGCCCTGGTGGGGCTGATGGTG GCAGCGAAAGTGGTCGGAGCACCCCCAGCTTATCCACCTTTTCTGATGGCAAATCCCCCTCCTCTACATATGTGCCCGTTCCCCGCCACTTCCACATACCAG CATCTAGAACATCCTGGCAGGATGGGGAGGACAGTAAG AGGACCAGCTGGATGATCCTGAAGAGCGAAACAGACGGACACGCCGTGGCAGAAGAGGCGGACCCTCGTAAATCGACCTGCAGCCTGCCCACGGACGCTTCGCAGCCTC ATTTCCCCTACAGCAAGTCTGCGTCGTTGCCTGGATACGGTCGCAACGGCATCTACAAG GCTGCTGAGATGATGGAAGATGAAGTGGATGCAGACTCCCACAGTTGGGGAGGAACCAGAG AGTACAAG ATCTACCCCTACGAACTCCTGGCGGTCACACATCGGGTCAAAGTGAAGCTTCCCAGAGACGTGGATCGCACCAGGCTGGAG AGACACCTCTCTCCCGGAGACTTCCAGAAGGTTTTTGGCATGACCCTGGAACAGTTTGACCGCCTGGCGCTCTGGAAGAAGAATGACATGAAGAAGGCAGCGCGCCTGTTTTAG
- the ablim2 gene encoding actin-binding LIM protein 2 isoform X8, giving the protein MPEEKVFQQQAVRGPLEQQKSKQGGGGGGICCQNCGKPCKGEALRVQNKHFHIKCFVCKVCGCELAQGGFFVRQGEYICTLDYQGLYGTRCFSCQDFIEGEVVSALGKTYHPRCFVCSSCKQPFPAGDRVTFNGKECVCQNCTQPLPANSPAPIQAVHNCCGCGKEFKNEQSLVALDKHWHLGCFKCRVCNKVLNAEYISKDGVPYCESDYHAMFGIQCESCQKYITGKVLEAGEKHYHPTCARCARCEQMFAEGEEMYLQGSSIWHPPCRQAAKLEEKSKKQVRIQLSDIPEQQATRTSSESITSVPASSASGSPSRVIYAKLGEEMLDYKDLAALPKTKAIYNIDRPDMLSYSPYISYASEERHYAEGDGEKSPRQRRPSSPSSNSSLGGYGRYTPSRSPQNYSQQGAFKYPPSGARDSSPLPLYCPGGADGGKYSPAPAVGSAGLSYHLNPTTLTMLQQHNYIPYFRGSESGRSTPSLSTFSDGKSPSSTYVPVPRHFHIPETVVKDNIYRKPPIYRQHASRTSWQDGEDSKRTSWMILKSETDGHAVAEEADPRKSTCSLPTDASQPHFPYSKSASLPGYGRNGIYKAAEMMEDEVDADSHSWGGTREYKIYPYELLAVTHRVKVKLPRDVDRTRLERHLSPGDFQKVFGMTLEQFDRLALWKKNDMKKAARLF; this is encoded by the exons ATGCCTGAGGAGAAAG TGTTCCAGCAGCAGGCGGTCCGCGGgcctctggagcagcagaagtcCAAgcagggaggaggcggaggaggcaTCTGCTGTCAGAACTGCGGGAAACCCTGCAAAGGCGAGGCGCTGAGGGTCCAGAACAAACACTTCCACATCAAATGCTTCGTCTGCAAAG TTTGTGGATGTGAGCTGGCCCAGGGAGGCTTCTTCGTGCGTCAGGGTGAGTACATCTGCACTCTGGACTACCAGGGCTTGTATGGGACTCGCTGCTTCAGCTGCCAGGACTTCATCGAGGGGGAGGTGGTCTCGGCCCTGGGGAAGACCTACCACCCCCGCTGCTTCGTCTGTTCCTCCTGCAA ACAACCGTTTCCGGCTGGCGACCGAGTGACGTTCAACGGGAAGGAGTGCGTCTGCCAGAATTGCACCCAGCCGCTCCCAGCCAACAGCCCGGCGCCCATCCAGGCCGTGCACA ACTGCTGCGGCTGCGGGAAGGAGTTCAAGAACGAGcagtctctggtggccctggacAAGCACTGGCACCTGGGCTGCTTCAAGTGTCGGGTCTGCAACAAGGTGCTCAATGCCGAGTACATCAGCAA AGATGGAGTTCCGTACTGTGAATCGGACTACCACGCCATGTTTGGCATCCAGTGCGAGAGCTGTCAGAAGTACATCACTGGGAAGGTCCTGGAG GCTGGGGAGAAGCACTACCACCCGACGTGTGCCCGCTGTGCCCGCTGTGAGCAGATGTTTgcagaaggagaggaaatgtACCTTCAAG GATCGTCCATCTGGCATCCTCCATGCAGACAAGCAgccaagctggaggagaagagtaAG AAGCAGGTCCGGATACAGCTCAGTGACATCCCAGAGCAACAG GCGACCCGGACTTCATCTGAGAGCATCACTTCAGTCCCGGCCTCCAGCGCCTCGGGCTCCCCCAGCAGAGTCATCTAC GCCAAACTGGGGGAGGAGATGCTGGACTACAAAGACCTGGCAGCGCTTCCGAAGACCAAGGCCATCTACAACATCGACAGACCCGACATGTTGTCATACTCGCCGTACATCAGCTACGCGTCAGAGGAGCGACACTACGCAGAG GGCGATGGGGAAAAATCCCCGCGTCAGCGGAGGCCGTCCAGCCCCAGTTCCAACAGCTCCCTGGGTGGCTACGGACGCTACACGCCCTCTCGTTCCCCTCAGAATTACAGTCAACAAG GTGCCTTTAAATACCCCCCCAGTGGGGCCAGGGACTCCTCCCCCCTGCCTCTGTACTGCCCTGGTGGGGCTGATGGTGGTAAGTACTCGCCAGCACCAGCAGTGGGCAGTGCAGGCTTGTCTTATCACCTGAACCCCACCACCCTGaccatgctgcagcagcacaactACATCCCGTACTTCAGAG GCAGCGAAAGTGGTCGGAGCACCCCCAGCTTATCCACCTTTTCTGATGGCAAATCCCCCTCCTCTACATATGTGCCCGTTCCCCGCCACTTCCACATACCAG AGACTGTGGTCAAAGATAATATCTATAGAAAACCCCCCATCTACAGACAGCATG CATCTAGAACATCCTGGCAGGATGGGGAGGACAGTAAG AGGACCAGCTGGATGATCCTGAAGAGCGAAACAGACGGACACGCCGTGGCAGAAGAGGCGGACCCTCGTAAATCGACCTGCAGCCTGCCCACGGACGCTTCGCAGCCTC ATTTCCCCTACAGCAAGTCTGCGTCGTTGCCTGGATACGGTCGCAACGGCATCTACAAG GCTGCTGAGATGATGGAAGATGAAGTGGATGCAGACTCCCACAGTTGGGGAGGAACCAGAG AGTACAAG ATCTACCCCTACGAACTCCTGGCGGTCACACATCGGGTCAAAGTGAAGCTTCCCAGAGACGTGGATCGCACCAGGCTGGAG AGACACCTCTCTCCCGGAGACTTCCAGAAGGTTTTTGGCATGACCCTGGAACAGTTTGACCGCCTGGCGCTCTGGAAGAAGAATGACATGAAGAAGGCAGCGCGCCTGTTTTAG